The following are encoded together in the Constrictibacter sp. MBR-5 genome:
- a CDS encoding DUF4157 domain-containing protein — MRSIRQTRRSRHGTTSAGHATGPRQQAAVTAESNQRTQAILAAGPAMSVSRPGDADEIAAERAADAVMGSETGSGRMPALGWIGAGGIQRMTAELSPREEDAQVRGGEAPPEERLQRKARGSGGAETAPAGVAARVAARAGQGRPLDRQVRSFMERRFGRDFSATRVHEGAEPARLAEAVSARAFAWRSDLYFAPGEYRPQSAAGRRIIAHELAHVVQQTSPPARRGDAGDRASVSRAAAPTAGHAAAAAPARIARLSAPRRMVAHDVHPWRDDISGSNLEAATDGGGTVAGWQAYSPWQIQYHYWCHGLSLGSFERFGYSVYSGPPMEQVVRDEWQAVPAHTARPGDIAVWTPTYDHSARFTSVSAPGGRLDEDASRLDTKNGQQPLTNASLAEIRRAYAGISTGSPQVFRRK, encoded by the coding sequence ATGCGGAGCATCCGTCAGACACGTCGTTCACGGCACGGCACCACATCCGCGGGCCATGCGACGGGCCCGCGGCAGCAGGCGGCGGTAACGGCGGAGAGCAATCAGCGCACCCAGGCGATACTGGCCGCCGGTCCCGCGATGAGCGTGAGCCGCCCGGGCGACGCCGACGAGATCGCCGCCGAGCGGGCGGCCGATGCCGTGATGGGTTCGGAGACGGGTTCGGGGCGGATGCCCGCGCTGGGATGGATCGGCGCCGGCGGCATCCAGCGGATGACCGCCGAACTGAGCCCGCGCGAGGAGGATGCGCAGGTCCGCGGCGGCGAAGCACCGCCCGAGGAACGGCTCCAGCGCAAGGCGCGCGGCAGCGGCGGCGCGGAGACCGCACCGGCCGGGGTGGCGGCGCGGGTCGCCGCCCGTGCCGGCCAGGGCCGGCCGCTCGACCGGCAGGTGCGGTCCTTCATGGAGCGGCGGTTCGGCCGCGACTTTTCGGCGACCCGGGTGCACGAAGGCGCCGAGCCGGCGCGGCTGGCCGAGGCGGTTTCGGCGCGCGCCTTCGCCTGGCGCTCCGATCTCTATTTCGCGCCCGGCGAATACCGCCCCCAGAGCGCGGCGGGCAGGCGGATCATCGCGCACGAACTGGCGCACGTGGTGCAGCAGACGTCGCCGCCGGCGCGGCGCGGCGATGCGGGCGACCGTGCGTCCGTCAGCCGCGCCGCCGCCCCAACTGCCGGCCACGCCGCCGCCGCGGCACCGGCACGGATCGCGCGCCTCTCCGCGCCGCGCCGGATGGTCGCCCACGACGTCCACCCGTGGCGCGACGATATCTCCGGCTCCAACCTGGAAGCTGCGACCGATGGCGGCGGCACCGTTGCCGGCTGGCAGGCCTATTCGCCCTGGCAGATCCAGTATCACTACTGGTGCCACGGCCTTTCGCTCGGTTCGTTCGAGCGGTTCGGCTATTCGGTCTATTCCGGCCCGCCCATGGAACAGGTCGTGCGCGACGAGTGGCAGGCGGTTCCGGCGCACACGGCGCGGCCCGGCGACATCGCCGTCTGGACGCCGACCTACGACCATTCGGCCCGCTTCACCTCGGTATCGGCGCCGGGCGGCCGGCTCGACGAGGACGCCAGCCGGCTCGACACCAAGAACGGGCAGCAGCCGCTGACCAATGCGAGTCTGGCGGAGATCCGGCGCGCCTATGCCGGTATCTCCACCGGCTCGCCGCAAGTCTTCCGGCGGAAATAG